In Porites lutea chromosome 7, jaPorLute2.1, whole genome shotgun sequence, a single window of DNA contains:
- the LOC140944600 gene encoding monocarboxylate transporter 10-like — translation MQANSKLFPAWIGALAVGLSYFAAPAVGRMSDCFGCRVTTISGFALFVCVLAVSFPSTTEETEEKYDKCINKHVHKDQGAYSEKKLKTCFQRRKIFDCSPWRTPTFGVVTIGYAAVCLGDYVPLIHLVKHCRELGIGGDSAARLLMFFGIASFSARLLIGRLGDCKCVSSLHLIQVGSLGVAITILLLPLARAYTAFVVFSIVDGFLDGLMGSHFNLVLLTTVSPQLRATAFGYANCLASVTLTIGPSIAGILADKLNSYIPAFFLAGSEVLLGSCITFLLCFAELEPKQRTDITEQQNDDETLQQIMCKKTELHEDKGALLLKVGELDEELQYPLPNAFIEEETFSYKCTSV, via the exons ATGCAGGCAAATTCTAAACTATTTCCAG CCTGGATTGGAGCACTAGCAGTGGGTTTGTCCTACTTTGCCGCACCTGCAGTGGGACGCATGTCAGATTGCTTTGGTTGTCGTGTTACGACCATAT CCGGTTTTGCACTGTTTGTTTGCGTCTTGGCCGTCTCATTCCCTTCTACAACTGaggaaacagaagaaaaatatgatAAATGTATTAACAAACATGTGCATAAGGATCAAGGGGCTTACAGTGagaaaaaacttaaaacatgttttcaacgaagaaaaatttttgaCTGTTCACCTTGGAGGACGCCCACATTTGGAGTTGTGACAATAGGTTATGCTGCTGTCTGCCTCGGAGATTATGTGCCTCTAATACATTTG GTGAAACACTGCAGAGAACTGGGTATCGGTGGTGATAGTGCAGCCAGACTCCTCATGTTTTTTGGTATAGCCTCGTTTTCAGCTCGGCTTCTTATTGGTAGATTAGGCGACTGCAAATGCGTCAGCTCCTTACACCTGATACAAGTGGGTTCCCTTGGTGTAGCTATCACCATTTTGCTTCTGCCTTTGGCGCGAGCTTATACGGCTTTTGTGGTCTTTTCAATCGTTGATGGATTTCTTGATGGTTTAATGGGATCCCATTTTAATCTCGTTCTTCTGACCACTGTAAGTCCACAGTTAAGAGCGACTGCCTTTGGTTACGCCAACTGCCTTGCATCAGTAACTCTGACGATTGGACCTTCTATTGCAG GTATTCTAGCGGACAAATTAAACTCCTACATTCCAGCGTTTTTTCTGGCGGGAAGTGAAGTGCTTCTTGGTTCATGTATTACCTTCCTTTTATGTTTCGCTGAACTGGAACCAAAGCAACGGACAGATATCACAGAACAACAGAACGATGACGAAACACTTCAGCAAATAATGTGTAAAAAGACAGAGCTACATGAAGACAAAGGAGCATTGCTTTTGAAAGTTGGAGAGTTAGATGAGGAGCTTCAATATCCTCTTCCAAACGCTTTTATAGAAGAAGAAACATTTTCCTACAAGTGTACAAGTGTTTAA
- the LOC140943311 gene encoding uncharacterized protein, with protein sequence MAKRKSMPGLVHLKTVVTSFLKSSVLYAASYAQDNDLTYSEKSVRDNILDILQNIHIGAVVATFLFNTWRIKCLKAVHIFNECLVLLNGKALEIIKELTTPLVIYVYHKLRDGYTLMYDHTRAIECGRKLQVTLHNSGQKEKEGIILLKLANIYYQRSKYEEEKQFYEKALSIIQLIIIETGNIRGAGICYGNLGTVFQSVGQYTKAEEYLWKALVIRKEIGDKQGEASDYGNLGTVFQSVGQYTKAEKYLQKALVIRKEIGDKKGEASDYGNLGTVFQSVGQYTKAEEYLQKALVIRKEIGDKIGEASDYGNLGTLFQSVSQYTKAEEYLRKALAIRKEIGDQKGEASDYGNLGTVFFSVGQYTKAEEYIQKALVIRKEIGDKEGEASDYGNLETVFISVGQCTKAEEYIQKALVIRKEIGDKQGEASAYGNLGTVFLSVGQYTKAEEYLQKALVIRKEIGDKEGEASDYGKLGIVFQSVGQYTEAEKYLQKALVIRKEIGDKQGEAIDYENLGTVFKFVGQFTKAEEYLQKALVIRKEIGGKQGEVSDYGNLGTLFQSVGQYTKAEEYLQKALMIRREIGDKKGEASDYGNIGTLFQSVGQYTKAEEYHQKALAIRKEIALKINEEIGDKGGVGASYLNLGELCREFQLNAKSREFANKALEISYEIRDIELQCNGHLTIAVNALVAGGSITELVQNLYKSIQKCEEMHDFFRIKDQFKISFFDEHVSPYLLLCGLLTATGSYYKALYVAELGRSRALADILSDKYSVEKEVTVNPQSWVGVENIMSKNALSSCLYVSCFDEKMSFWILKPNKTIVFLQTELKESTAKVFENQRFGGPQNLSQEHCEDRSLFSSYLSSLLSCKLSQDDTFETLRLMEEEEHETYDSEALTLADGYNIIVAPVVDLLQESEIIIVPDPLLYPIPFPALKNDNGQYLSDTFRIRIVPSLTTLWLIQQSPADYHSKTGALVIGEPEVSDVYYQGKRLQLCPLPGARMEAEMIGRLLGVEPLLGKDATKQAVLERMHSVSLIHFAAHGCEERGEIALSPVSSCGTPYEEDYLLTMAEISQVRLTARLVVLCCCHSARGQVRDEGVVGIARAFLASGARAVLAALWAVEDKATMQFMNHFYEHLVRGQSASESLHQAMKWMRANRFSDVEQLAPFMLIGDDVTFKG encoded by the exons gtttcCTTAAGTCGAGCGTACTTTATGCGGCTAGTTATGCACAAGACAATGACCTGACCTACAGTG AAAAAAGCGTCAGGGACAACATCTTGGATATTCTACAGAACATTCATATTGGTGCAGTCGTTGCAACTTTCCTTTTTAACACTTGGCGTATTAAATGTTTAAAAGCAGTACACATCTTTAACGAATGTTTGGTGCTCCTTAACGGCAAAGCCCTAGAGATAATCAAAGAACTTACCACACCACTTGTTATCTATGTATACCATAAACTTCGTGATGGGTATACTCTTATGTACGATCACACAAGAGCGATAGAATGTGGTAGAAAACTTCAAGTGACACTACACAATAGTggccaaaaagagaaagaaggaaTAATATTACTAAAACTAGCGAATATCTACTATCAAAGAAGCAAATACGaggaagaaaaacagttttacgAGAAGGCACTCAGCATCATACAGCTGATCATAATTGAGACTGGAAACATTCGCGGAGCTGGAATATGTTatggaaatctaggaactgtgtttcaatctgttggtcaatataccaaggctgaagaatacctttggaaagcactagtgatcaggaaagaaattggtgacaaacaaggagaagcatcagattacggaaatctaggaactgtgttccaatcggttggtcaatataccaaggctgaaaaatatcttcaaaaagcactagtgatcaggaaagaaatcggtgacaaaaaaggagaagcatctgaTTACGGAAATCTCGGAACTGTGTtccaatctgttggtcaatataccaaggccgaagaataccttcaaaaagcactagtgatcaggaaagaaatcggtgacaaaataGGAGAAGCATCTGactacggaaatctaggaactttGTTTCAATCTGTtagtcaatataccaaggctgaagaataccttcggAAAGCACTAgcgatcaggaaagaaatcggtgaccaAAAAGGAGAAGCgtcagattacggaaatctaggaaccgTGTTTTTTTCCGTTGGTCagtataccaaggctgaagaatacattcaaaaagcactagtgatcaggaaagaaatcggtgacaaagaaggggAAGCATCAGATTACGGAAATTTAGAAACCGTGTTTATTTCTGTTGGTCAATGTACTAAGGCTGAAGAATacattcaaaaagcactagtgatcaggaaagaaatcggtgacaaacaaggagaagcatctgcttacggaaatctagggaCTGTGTTCctttctgttggtcaatataccaaggctgaagaataccttcaaaaagcactagtgatcaggaaagaaatcggtgacaaagaaggagaagcatcagATTACGGAAAACTAGGAATTGTGTtccaatctgttggtcaatatactgAGGCTGaaaaataccttcaaaaagcactagtgatcaggaaagaaatcggtgacaaacaaggagaagcaaTAGATTACgaaaatctaggaactgtgtttaaatTTGTTGGTCAATTTACAAaagctgaagaataccttcaaaaagcactagtgatcaggaaagaaataggTGGCAAACAAGGAGAAGTatcagattacggaaatcttgGAACTTTGTTCCAATcggttggtcaatataccaaggctgaagaataccttcaaaaagcactaatGATCAGGagagaaatcggtgacaaaaaaggagaagcatcagaTTACGGAAATATAGGAACTttgtttcaatctgttggtcaatataccaaggctgaagaataccatCAGAAAGCACTAgcgatcaggaaagaaatcg cactgaaGATCAACGAAGAAATCGGGGACAAAGGTGGTGTTGGAGCTTCATACTTAAATCTGGGAGAACTTTGTCGAGAATTTCAGCTTAATGCGAAGAGTCGAGAATTTGCTAATAAAGCCCTTGAGATAAGTTACGAAATACGGGACATTGAATTGCAGTGTAACGGCCACCTTACCATTGCTGTGAACGCGTTAGTGGCAGGAGGAAGCATAACTGAACTTGTGCAAAATCTCTATAAAAGCATTCAAAAGTGCGAAGAAATGCATGATTTTTTCAGAATCAAAGAtcaattcaaaatttcttttttcgatgAGCATGTGTCCCCTTACCTTCTTCTCTGTGGGTTGTTGACTGCTACAGGCAGTTATTATAAAGCTCTTTACGTTGCCGAGCTTGGACGGTCCAGAGCACTTGCAGACATACTATCAGATAAGTACTCTGTGGAAAAAGAGGTAACAGTTAACCCACAATCATGGGTTGGTGTTGAGAATATCATGAGCAAAAATGCCCTTAGTTCCTGTTTATACGTATCCTGTTTCGATGAAAAGATGTCTTTTTGGATCCTTAAGCCAAACAAAACCATAGTTTTTCTACAAACAGAACTCAAAGAAAGTACagctaaagtgtttgaaaatcaAAGATTTGGTGGCCCTCAGAATTTAAGTCAAGAACATTGCGAAGATCGATCATTGTTTTCTTCATATTTAAGCTCCTTGCTATCATGCAAATTATCTCAAGATGACACCTTCGAAACATTACGCCTTatggaagaagaagaacacGAAACGTACGACTCTGAAGCGCTTACCCTTGCTGATGGCTACAACATCATCGTCGCTCCAGTAGTTGACTTACTACAAGAATCAGAAATCATTATCGTACCGGATCCACTGTTGTACCCAATTCCCTTCCCAGCTTTGAAGAATGATAATGGGCAATATTTATCGGATACTTTCAGGATTCGTATTGTACCTTCCTTGACGACTCTATGGTTGATTCAGCAGAGTCCAGCAGACTACCATAGTAAAACCGGTGCATTGGTCATAGGAGAGCCAGAGGTCAGTGATGTATACTATCAGGGAAAACGTCTACAATTATGTCCCTTGCCTGGGGCAAGAATGGAAGCAGAGATGATTGGGCGACTGCTCGGCGTTGAGCCATTATTGGGAAAAGATGCTACTAAGCAAGCAGTCTTGGAAAGAATGCATTCCGTAAGTCTCATTCACTTTGCTGCTCATGGTTGTGAGGAACGTGGAGAAATTGCTCTTTCCCCTGTGAGCTCGTGCGGAACCCCGTACGAAGAGGACTATTTACTGACGATGGCTGAAATTTCACAAGTTCGACTGACTGCCAGGCTGGTTGTCCtttgttgttgtcatagtgcTCGTGGCCAAGTGAGAGATGAGGGAGTCGTTGGAATTGCTCGAGCATTTCTAGCATCGGGTGCACGCGCCGTGCTGGCGGCACTGTGGGCTGTAGAAGACAAAGCTACCATGCAGTTTATGAATCATTTTTACGAGCATCTTGTTCGTGGTCAAAGTGCAAGTGAATCTCTTCACCAGGCCATGAAATGGATGAGAGCGAATCGCTTCTCTGACGTTGAGCAGTTGGCGCCGTTTATGCTAATTGGAGATGATGTGACATTCAAAGGTTAG